One stretch of Mus pahari chromosome 15, PAHARI_EIJ_v1.1, whole genome shotgun sequence DNA includes these proteins:
- the Tex51 gene encoding testis-expressed protein 51 has translation MHLVLLICLLAGTTGKSCLHCWPELLAIMDYDLQVLWGSPGPPTELSQSLHSFFLENNTILLPWYLARDNLDEETATFFTQVDNAIKRLRGDKPALLEEIQAQKSLLDKRLKEKSQDLMQKVCNESCDILSEMEVTACADCRKFYLSCNDPTLCTARVTRRYKWAVILFTTLMLLAVAGIGAYFFWLQKRSVDADKRRDSKLTPSGNEQQLGQQPEQPPEPVLHES, from the exons ATGCATCTAGTCTTGCTGATCTGCCTCCTGGCAGGGACCACTGGGAAGAGCTGCCTCCACTGCTGGCCAGAGCTGCTTGCCATAATGGACTATGACCTGCAGGTGCTCTGGGGCAGCCCAGGGCCGCCTACAGAACTCTCACAAAGCCTACACTCCTTTTTTCTGGAGAATAACACCATACTCTTGCCCTGGTATCTTG CTCGAGACAATTTGGATGAGGAAACAGCTACATTCTTTACCCAAGTAGACAACGCCATTAAAAGGCTGAGGGGTG ATAAGCCAGCACTGCTTGAAGAGATTCAGGCTCAGAAGAGTCTCCTGGACAAGAGGCTGAAGGAGAAGTCCCAGGACCTGATGCAGAAGG TCTGCAACGAGTCCTGTG ACATCCTCTCCGAAATGGAAGTCACTGCATGTGCTGACTGCCGGAAGTTCTACCTGTCCTGCAACGATCCTACCTTGTGCACAG CCAGGGTCACACGGAGGTACAAGTGGGCTGTGATCCTTTTCACCACCTTGATGCTCCTGGCCGTTGCTGGCATTGG TGCTTACTTTTTCTGGCTCCAGAAGAGGTCAGTGGATGCTGATAAG AGAAGAGACAGCAAGTTAACTCCTTCAGGAAATGAGCAGCAACTAGGGCAACAACCAGAGCAGCCACCAGAGCCTGTCCTGCATGAAAGCTGA